CGCGTTGGCAGCCGGCAACGTAATTGTCCAACTCGGAACTGGGGCCGGCGGCGGAGGTGGAGGCCAGGTCGGGGGTGGGCCGCTGAAAAACATCGTGACCGACGTCAATGGCAATCATCAGACCGACGGCATTCCCGTCGCCGGCAGCGCAAGCAGTGGCCGCAGGATCTCGTGGCGAGAACTTACGAATTAGAGCACGCAGAGATCCTTCGATAAACAACGGCGCCCGAAAAGGCGCCTTTTTTTATCAGTCTGCATCTTCGGCCTAACTCTGATGTATCGGAATCAGATTCTTCGGCAACGGAAACACGACATTCTCAGCCACCCCGGTCAATTCATGCACCTCGCGCGCGCCGAGTTGCCGCAAACGTGTGAGCACATCCTGCACCAGCACTTCGGGCGCTGAGGCGCCGGCGGTGACGCCGACCCGCCGCTTGCCGTTCAGCCATTGCGGCTGCAATTCTTCGGCGTTATCGACCATATAAGCGGACACACCGAGCGCCTGCGCGACTTCGCGCAAGCGATTCGAGTTCGAACTGTTCTTAGAGCCGACGACGATCAGCGCATCGCATTCCTTGACCAGCGCCTTGACCGCATCCTGCCGGTTTTGCGTCGCGTAGCAGATGTCGTCTTTTTTCGGGCCGACGATTTTTGGAAAGCGCGCTTTCAGCGCGTTGATGATGACGGCGGCATCGTCGACCGAAAGGGTCGTCTGCGTCACATAGCATAGATTCGCCTCATCCTTGACTTCTAGCCCGGCTGCGTCCTGGGGTGTTTCAACGAGGTAAATACCGCTTTCCGCCTGCCCCATCGTGCCCTCGACCTCGGGGTGGCCGGCGTGTCCGATCATAACGATTTCCTTGCCGTGCTCGCGCATTTTGGCGACTTCAACATGCACCTTGGTGACCAGCGGGCAGGTCGCATCGAATACCCGCAAACCAAGCGCATTGGCCTGGCGGCGCACTTCTTTCGATACGCCGTGCGCGCTGAAAATCAGGGTCGCGCCGGGCGGCACATCGGCCAGTTCTTCGACGAACACCGCGCCTTTTTTCTTGAGATCTTCGACCACGAATTTGTTATGTACGACTTCGTGCCGCACATACACTGGCGCGCCGTGTATTTTCAGGGCGCGCTCGACGATCTCGATGGCGCGATCGACCCCGGCGCAAAAACCTCGCGGGTTGGCCAGAACTACCTGCATATCGCCTTGCATAAGAGCACCTTGAGTCAGTGGGGATATCCTGCGTTCGCTTGCGTTGAACGAATTATAGCAGCGCCGGTTTTGCCGCCCATGAACAAAGCGGGCAGACGGTTGTCATTACCAAACTCGATGTGCCGTCGATTCCTGCACGAGCGGTATGAAATCGTTGCTCACACGCGGCTCCGAAGAAACCGTCATCGAGACAAATGATTTGCCGCGTCATTGCGTTCCCGACAGAATTGCTGCGTTGTTCTACCGCTCGCGAGACTGATTATTCATTCCACCGATTGGAAAGGTTTTCTCACGCCATGTTCCGCAACTTACCATTTCGTTTTATCGGCGTCGTTTTGCTTGCGCTGTTCGCATCGGCTCCGGCCTTTGCCGCCAAACCTGCGGCCGATGCAGCCGCATCCACTAAAGCGGCCCCGGTCGTGGAAGAATTCCAGAAGACGTTGATTTTGGTCATGCAGGATGCCTCGAAGCTCGGCTACGAAGGTCGCTATCGGCGCCTCGATCCCGCCATCAAGAAAAGCCACGATCTGGCCGGCATCACGCGCGTCGCGACCGGGCGCAATTGGGGATCGCTAAGTAAAGAACAAAAAGCGCGACTGGTCGAGCTGTTCACCAAACTCAGCATCTCGACCTATGCCGCGCGGTTCGATGGATATTCCGGGGAAACGTTCAAAACCATAGCCGAGGAGAAACTCGGCAACGGCGACGCTTTGGTCCGCACCGTGTTTACCGATTCGACGGGCGATACGATTCCGTTCGATTATGTGCTGCGCCAGCATGACGGCCAGTGGCAAATCGTCAATATTACAGTCGAGGGTGTCAGCGATCTTGCGATCCGCCGTTCCGAATATGCAAGCATAATACGGCGCGATGGTATCGAGGGGCTGTTCAAACAGTTGCAGGAAAAGATCGCGGACTACCGGAAGCTGGCTGAAGCAAAATAGAACCTTAGCTGTGAACTTGCAACACGTTATTCCCCCGGGGTCGAGAAGCCGGCGGCAGACCGCGGATGGTGACACCCAGGCGACGAAGTAACGAACAGCGCCTCCGAGAAAACAACGGCACACGGCCACCCCTCGCTGGCCTGCATCCCTGTAAAGCCGATTCGCGAGTGATCATCGATGGTGACGAACAGACTCTCGATGCCCAGCGGCCCGGGTAGGGTCGCGCGGGTACCGGTGATGGGGTAATACGGTGACCGACTGCTTCGATCCGGCCCGAGTCTTGATGTCGATATGCAAGAGATCACCGGCCGCTGGATGTTCGTAGCACACGACCGGAACGGCCTGGTCGAGGGCGGATAGCCTGGACAAGCCGGCGCGCGCCAATACCCGGCTTACGGTGGCAGTCCAGGCGCGCAACGCTTGCGCGCGATGCGCGCCTGGATCAGACGCTTCTTGCGCAATTCGATCACCGCCAAGGCAGTGTTCGAATATCGCCCGCGGACTCTTGATCGGACGCGAGTAGCGATCAAGAAGGCCGGTCTGTTTTGCGACAGATAGCGTCCCGCCCATTACGCGCAGTTGCCATACTGACACCGAAGCGCGTCGCCACCGGCCAGAACTTTTGTCTTGCTTCTATCACCGCATGGAGCATTTCGATTCGACGCCGAAACGTCAGTCGGGGCGAGCTCGTCGATCAAATTTGCCGACGGCGGCCTCGGCCGCGACCAAAGCCCGTACGCCTTTACCAAAGCGACGAATTCAGAACTGGTGCGCAATTACAGCACGTGGTATGGGCTCCCTTATGCGATCACATATTTCTATAATGTCTATGGCCCCGGCGAGCGCAGTGGCAAATATGGCACGGTGATAGAAATTTTTAGGCAGAAATATCTC
The sequence above is drawn from the Burkholderiales bacterium genome and encodes:
- a CDS encoding ABC transporter substrate-binding protein produces the protein MFRNLPFRFIGVVLLALFASAPAFAAKPAADAAASTKAAPVVEEFQKTLILVMQDASKLGYEGRYRRLDPAIKKSHDLAGITRVATGRNWGSLSKEQKARLVELFTKLSISTYAARFDGYSGETFKTIAEEKLGNGDALVRTVFTDSTGDTIPFDYVLRQHDGQWQIVNITVEGVSDLAIRRSEYASIIRRDGIEGLFKQLQEKIADYRKLAEAK
- the ispH gene encoding 4-hydroxy-3-methylbut-2-enyl diphosphate reductase; the encoded protein is MQVVLANPRGFCAGVDRAIEIVERALKIHGAPVYVRHEVVHNKFVVEDLKKKGAVFVEELADVPPGATLIFSAHGVSKEVRRQANALGLRVFDATCPLVTKVHVEVAKMREHGKEIVMIGHAGHPEVEGTMGQAESGIYLVETPQDAAGLEVKDEANLCYVTQTTLSVDDAAVIINALKARFPKIVGPKKDDICYATQNRQDAVKALVKECDALIVVGSKNSSNSNRLREVAQALGVSAYMVDNAEELQPQWLNGKRRVGVTAGASAPEVLVQDVLTRLRQLGAREVHELTGVAENVVFPLPKNLIPIHQS